In the genome of Massilibacillus massiliensis, one region contains:
- a CDS encoding helix-turn-helix domain-containing protein has translation MQTGEYLTGNAGLAKQFGCSTKNFGNGVVYSFPPENGNSWLVDIHPSPGLFFTNAYFTLKETVIREYSMEHSALWILSVAYGEITVIEKGKKARTLTQGIHLLICQDKPFKMIYGTSQSVRYTGMLVFDDCLQRYLQAHPLESPFTLIEAAGWDPVQYNTPDIVMVFEQLTYAIRNAIAPLPFMYYESKMGELIGLILRNTRVPNFWGSYLQKSHNQKHLTYQNKKYIWKVKAELDKDILHPPSMEALSAIAEMGATKLRQCFKLWYGITIAGYIRQQKLKYALRLLSDDDRSISNIAVIVGYESASKFALAFKKMYHVSPSEVRRSFLI, from the coding sequence GTGCAAACGGGAGAGTATTTGACGGGCAATGCCGGTTTAGCAAAGCAGTTCGGCTGCAGTACAAAGAATTTTGGTAATGGTGTGGTTTATTCGTTTCCGCCTGAAAACGGCAATAGTTGGCTGGTAGATATTCATCCGTCGCCGGGTTTATTCTTTACGAATGCTTATTTTACCCTAAAGGAAACGGTGATCAGAGAATATAGCATGGAACATTCCGCATTGTGGATATTGTCGGTGGCTTACGGAGAGATCACCGTAATTGAGAAAGGGAAAAAGGCGCGTACGCTGACGCAGGGAATTCATTTGCTTATCTGCCAGGATAAGCCGTTTAAAATGATCTATGGGACTTCACAATCTGTACGGTACACGGGAATGTTAGTATTTGACGACTGCTTGCAACGTTATTTGCAGGCACATCCATTGGAATCACCATTTACCTTGATCGAAGCTGCCGGTTGGGATCCAGTCCAATATAATACGCCAGATATTGTCATGGTTTTTGAACAGTTGACGTATGCAATTCGTAATGCGATCGCTCCGCTGCCATTCATGTATTATGAAAGTAAAATGGGTGAACTAATAGGACTGATCTTGCGCAATACACGGGTTCCAAATTTTTGGGGAAGCTATTTGCAAAAAAGCCATAATCAAAAGCATTTAACCTACCAAAATAAAAAGTATATTTGGAAAGTTAAGGCTGAACTCGACAAAGATATTTTGCATCCGCCGTCGATGGAAGCACTTTCTGCTATTGCCGAGATGGGCGCAACGAAACTGCGGCAGTGCTTTAAGTTATGGTACGGAATTACGATTGCCGGCTATATCAGGCAGCAGAAGTTAAAGTATGCGCTTAGACTGTTGTCTGATGATGACAGAAGTATCAGCAATATTGCAGTGATTGTTGGATACGAGAGTGCCAGTAAATTTGCGCTGGCGTTCAAAAAAATGTACCATGTCAGTCCCAGTGAGGTTAGAAGGTCATTTCTAATTTAG
- a CDS encoding TonB-dependent siderophore receptor, whose protein sequence is MLPVQAMAASTEQDTTDDLPAAHESEAPENTFNFDVMEIIGERTAISRDKNINAHGGTVATKTDTSIGEAARSISIITKEQLETRSALDLKEALDYTPGVTMSNGGVWTSPTIRGFTGGLTTTDGLRVPTEFSASNIDLYGFDQIEVLRGPASLLYGAGGPGGMINRVTKRPTTEPFHEVQLQAGNNNEFSGAFDISGPTDDNGKLFFRLTGRSYKEDLNTDMSSLKRHYIAPALTWRPNTDTALTLLTSYQKESVKGDSLAFRRVFLPNNILYGHPGTLLEGDPNYDGYNKTQSQLGYILEHRFDDTWSVTQTARHYRSSMDYRSLSIDSLEPDGYTANRSTRYDTDKASGNTIDTHFQAKWADGGIEHTSLIGFDFHQDEQNYRYRRGDGPTLDLRTLNYGQSITDPDFVIMRDTINKRRGLYVQDQLKFGQRWTVTAGGRKDWYKQNETNLMNGEKTLFKQNAVTGRIGVAYDAGGGVQPYLSYDRSFEPQSGRDRFGNSFDPLTGQQYELGIQFIPENKNARYSAAIFNLRQQNALTTDPLNTSNESYQVQTGEIAARGLELEANLAAVRGMNITASYTLLDKKITKDTDPTLIGRQTANIPRHSAALWFDTAAPQEKKDGWGFGAGLRYIGSRYDYSNTTKLGGLVLADALIRYDSNNWRYALNIRNLFDREYISSYWASSGYYGIDEGRTIRLTATYNW, encoded by the coding sequence TTGTTACCGGTACAAGCAATGGCGGCATCGACCGAACAAGACACCACCGATGATCTGCCTGCCGCCCATGAATCAGAAGCACCGGAAAATACGTTTAACTTTGACGTAATGGAAATCATCGGTGAAAGGACTGCGATTTCAAGAGATAAAAACATCAATGCACATGGCGGTACGGTTGCAACCAAAACCGATACCTCCATTGGCGAAGCCGCTCGTTCCATCAGCATCATTACCAAAGAACAATTAGAGACTCGCAGCGCACTGGATTTGAAAGAGGCACTCGACTATACGCCAGGTGTTACGATGAGCAATGGTGGTGTATGGACAAGCCCCACAATCCGAGGTTTCACTGGCGGATTGACCACAACAGATGGCTTGCGGGTTCCAACCGAATTTTCGGCATCCAATATCGATTTATACGGATTTGATCAGATCGAGGTATTACGCGGCCCAGCCTCACTGCTCTATGGTGCAGGCGGCCCCGGCGGCATGATCAACCGGGTAACCAAAAGACCAACCACGGAACCCTTCCATGAAGTTCAGCTGCAAGCAGGCAACAATAATGAATTCAGCGGTGCTTTTGATATCAGCGGACCGACCGATGACAACGGCAAACTATTTTTCCGCCTGACAGGCCGCTCCTACAAAGAAGACCTAAACACAGACATGTCTTCCTTGAAACGTCACTATATTGCACCTGCCTTGACCTGGCGACCTAATACCGATACCGCCCTAACGCTATTAACCAGTTATCAGAAGGAATCTGTTAAAGGAGATTCCCTTGCCTTCCGCAGAGTATTTCTCCCAAATAATATCCTCTATGGACATCCCGGTACTTTACTGGAGGGAGATCCAAATTATGATGGGTACAATAAAACCCAGTCCCAATTGGGCTATATCCTAGAGCACCGTTTCGACGATACTTGGTCAGTAACACAAACAGCCCGCCATTATCGTTCTTCTATGGATTACAGATCATTGAGTATTGATAGTTTAGAACCTGATGGATATACCGCCAATCGTTCCACCCGTTATGACACTGATAAGGCCAGCGGCAATACGATTGACACGCATTTTCAAGCAAAATGGGCTGACGGAGGAATCGAGCATACCTCTCTGATTGGCTTTGATTTTCACCAAGATGAACAAAATTACCGTTATCGCCGAGGAGATGGACCAACGCTTGATCTGCGGACACTCAATTACGGGCAGTCTATCACGGATCCCGACTTTGTCATCATGCGCGATACCATCAATAAACGCCGCGGTTTATATGTCCAGGACCAACTTAAATTTGGCCAGCGCTGGACAGTAACGGCCGGAGGGCGCAAAGATTGGTATAAACAGAATGAAACAAATCTCATGAATGGCGAAAAAACCCTCTTCAAGCAAAATGCCGTTACCGGACGTATCGGTGTAGCCTATGATGCAGGCGGCGGAGTTCAGCCTTATCTTAGCTATGACCGCTCTTTTGAACCGCAATCCGGTCGCGACCGATTTGGCAATTCATTTGATCCCCTGACCGGTCAGCAGTATGAACTTGGTATACAATTCATCCCCGAAAACAAGAATGCCCGCTATTCTGCTGCTATTTTCAATCTGCGCCAGCAGAACGCACTGACAACCGACCCACTCAATACGTCTAACGAGAGTTATCAAGTGCAAACAGGTGAAATCGCCGCCCGGGGTCTGGAACTCGAAGCCAATCTTGCTGCAGTTAGGGGCATGAACATCACTGCTTCTTATACCTTGTTGGATAAGAAAATTACCAAAGACACCGACCCTACGCTGATTGGACGACAGACTGCCAATATTCCTCGGCACAGCGCGGCTTTATGGTTTGACACCGCTGCTCCGCAAGAGAAGAAAGACGGCTGGGGCTTTGGCGCAGGACTGCGTTATATTGGTTCGCGCTATGATTATTCAAATACTACTAAGCTGGGCGGACTCGTATTGGCTGATGCCTTGATCCGCTATGATAGCAACAACTGGCGATATGCACTGAATATCCGCAATCTATTTGACCGTGAGTATATCTCCAGTTATTGGGCTTCAAGCGGTTATTACGGCATCGACGAAGGCCGTACAATTAGACTAACCGCAACCTATAATTGGTAA
- a CDS encoding helix-turn-helix domain-containing protein codes for MGTEEYSTGSAGLAKQLRCSDAIYGNGVRYRLPTENGDSWLIDMCPKPGLAFTDAYVTLTDKITRKYEMAQPGIWIWSLASGEVSIVEQGKKPWRLASGINVLINRGKPFEIIYGASQPLWWTSMLLSNDCREQYFQAHSEEQSIVLSCLKGGKTSMYNTPDMVMAFEQVKYAIRSAFDTALPLFYYECKMGEILAFILRISQNETYWKTYLERSRNQSHMTYQNRKYIWRVKNVLDEDILRPPTLEQLTVVAGMGESRLRRYFRQWYGITIADYIRQGKLQYALRLLSHDEMSISNIAAVVGYESASKFSAAFKKVYQVTPSEVRKSFQI; via the coding sequence GTGGGGACAGAGGAATATAGTACCGGCAGTGCCGGACTGGCGAAGCAATTGCGATGCAGTGATGCAATATATGGCAATGGTGTACGTTATCGCCTGCCGACAGAAAATGGAGACAGTTGGTTAATTGATATGTGCCCTAAGCCTGGTTTGGCTTTTACCGATGCGTATGTTACTCTTACGGATAAAATTACCCGGAAATATGAGATGGCGCAGCCTGGTATATGGATATGGTCGCTGGCGAGTGGTGAAGTCAGTATTGTAGAACAAGGGAAGAAACCGTGGCGGTTGGCATCGGGAATTAACGTGTTGATCAATCGGGGGAAGCCGTTTGAAATTATATATGGAGCAAGCCAGCCATTATGGTGGACAAGTATGCTGCTAAGCAATGATTGCCGAGAACAGTATTTTCAGGCGCATTCGGAGGAGCAATCGATCGTTTTATCCTGTTTAAAGGGAGGGAAGACATCGATGTACAACACACCGGACATGGTAATGGCTTTTGAACAGGTTAAATATGCGATACGCAGTGCATTTGATACGGCACTGCCGTTATTCTATTACGAGTGCAAAATGGGAGAAATATTGGCGTTTATTTTGCGTATAAGTCAAAATGAAACCTATTGGAAAACCTATTTGGAAAGAAGTCGTAATCAAAGTCACATGACCTATCAAAACCGAAAATATATCTGGCGGGTTAAAAACGTATTGGACGAGGATATTTTGAGGCCGCCTACGTTAGAACAGTTGACGGTAGTTGCCGGCATGGGAGAAAGCAGATTGCGTCGCTATTTTAGGCAGTGGTACGGAATTACAATTGCTGACTATATTCGGCAGGGGAAGTTGCAGTATGCCTTACGTTTATTGTCTCATGACGAAATGAGTATAAGTAATATTGCCGCAGTCGTGGGATATGAGAGTGCCAGTAAGTTTAGTGCCGCATTTAAAAAAGTTTATCAGGTTACGCCCAGTGAAGTCCGCAAATCGTTTCAAATATGA
- a CDS encoding FecCD family ABC transporter permease, with translation MKNQRFNIRKGIFVLAIMSLLILLITIISINSGKINLPPIEVLNVLLGKGTAKQNLIVFDIRLPRIVLGVLVGIGMGAAGCIMQSLLRNDMASPGTLGISSGSGLFVLLFVVLFSPQGASTAVLLPLLAFVGGMSAAGLIFLLSYRSGKDVSPTSLILTGVALGSGYGALTTLLTLNLNEKQLDFVLRWGAGSLWGDEWGYLAILLPWTLLLSVYVFYKSRILNVLYLGSQTAVGLGVSVKKEFLQLATAAVALSSGSVALGGNFFFVGMISPHLARKLVGPNHKLMLPASALTGAVIVLLSDTITRIISFGADIPTGIIITILSTPYFLYLLAKAN, from the coding sequence ATGAAAAATCAACGCTTTAACATACGAAAAGGGATTTTCGTCCTCGCTATCATGAGTTTGCTGATTCTACTCATTACGATCATCAGCATCAATTCCGGCAAAATAAATCTTCCACCCATAGAAGTACTAAACGTCTTGCTGGGAAAAGGCACAGCAAAGCAAAACCTGATTGTATTCGATATTCGTCTGCCGCGCATTGTTTTAGGCGTACTTGTCGGCATTGGCATGGGCGCTGCGGGGTGTATTATGCAAAGCCTGCTGCGCAACGATATGGCAAGCCCCGGAACATTAGGCATCAGTTCCGGTTCCGGTTTATTCGTCCTATTATTTGTTGTACTCTTTTCGCCCCAAGGTGCTTCAACTGCAGTTCTTTTACCATTGCTGGCCTTTGTCGGGGGAATGAGCGCTGCCGGCTTGATCTTCCTGCTTTCTTACCGCTCAGGCAAAGATGTTTCTCCAACAAGCTTGATCTTAACAGGTGTTGCTCTGGGCAGCGGTTACGGTGCTCTCACGACCTTATTAACGCTTAATCTAAATGAAAAGCAGTTGGACTTTGTCCTGCGCTGGGGTGCCGGCAGCTTATGGGGCGACGAATGGGGTTACTTAGCAATCCTACTCCCTTGGACGCTGTTATTATCGGTTTATGTATTTTACAAATCTCGTATACTAAACGTCCTGTATCTAGGCAGTCAAACCGCTGTCGGACTTGGCGTGTCCGTAAAAAAAGAATTCTTGCAACTGGCTACAGCTGCAGTAGCATTATCTTCCGGCAGCGTAGCACTCGGCGGTAACTTTTTCTTTGTCGGAATGATTTCGCCACATTTAGCACGCAAACTGGTGGGACCAAATCACAAATTGATGCTGCCTGCTTCTGCGCTCACCGGGGCAGTGATCGTCCTCTTATCAGACACCATAACAAGAATCATCAGCTTCGGCGCTGATATTCCAACCGGCATCATCATTACCATTCTCAGCACTCCCTATTTCCTCTACCTTTTAGCGAAAGCAAATTAA
- a CDS encoding FecCD family ABC transporter permease: protein MPTTKLHLKQKNILKFTVYMLLGTVLLLFAVAASISFGAADLQLQSAWSALFNFDSTSTEHQIIRTLRFPRTLADIIVGSSLAVCGALMQGTTRNPLADSGLMGISSGATFAVAICMAFLPERTYGLTMLFACLGAAVTTAMTYFIASLGKRGMTPQRLVLAGISISMLFGAFSSYIAITYKIGLSLAYWSAGGTAGAQWNELLLATPLFLGGLLTAIAISPSVTVLSLGEEIATGLGMRIRLVKALSTLIVLVLTGLSVIIVGPVGFVGLIVPHLTRHFVGVDYRYIIPAAALYGPLLTVAADLIGRMMNRPFETPMGIIFAVIGVPCFLYLARNQRREFE, encoded by the coding sequence ATGCCAACTACGAAACTGCACTTGAAGCAAAAAAATATATTAAAATTCACCGTTTATATGCTGTTGGGAACCGTTTTATTGCTGTTTGCGGTGGCTGCCTCTATTTCTTTTGGCGCCGCTGATTTGCAGCTGCAATCGGCCTGGAGCGCCCTCTTCAACTTTGACTCGACTTCAACCGAACATCAAATCATCCGTACCCTACGCTTTCCCCGCACTTTAGCGGATATCATCGTAGGCTCCAGCCTGGCAGTCTGCGGTGCACTCATGCAAGGTACAACCCGTAATCCACTTGCCGACTCTGGTTTGATGGGCATCAGCAGTGGTGCTACTTTTGCTGTGGCAATCTGCATGGCCTTTCTGCCGGAACGCACCTATGGATTAACGATGCTCTTTGCCTGTCTAGGTGCAGCTGTTACAACCGCAATGACCTATTTTATTGCTTCTCTCGGCAAACGTGGCATGACACCGCAAAGACTGGTTCTCGCCGGCATTTCAATTTCAATGCTGTTTGGTGCATTTAGTTCTTATATTGCCATTACCTATAAAATCGGCTTATCACTCGCCTACTGGTCAGCCGGTGGTACTGCCGGAGCACAATGGAATGAACTGCTGCTGGCAACACCACTATTCCTTGGCGGTTTGTTAACAGCCATTGCCATCTCTCCATCAGTAACCGTGCTGAGCCTCGGCGAAGAAATCGCTACCGGACTGGGCATGCGCATCCGACTTGTCAAAGCTTTGTCCACACTTATTGTACTCGTATTGACTGGTCTTTCCGTCATCATCGTCGGTCCGGTGGGCTTCGTCGGCTTGATCGTCCCACACCTGACACGTCATTTCGTCGGCGTAGATTATCGCTACATAATTCCGGCGGCGGCACTTTACGGCCCCCTGTTGACGGTAGCAGCCGACTTGATTGGGCGCATGATGAATAGACCTTTTGAAACTCCTATGGGCATCATTTTTGCCGTAATCGGCGTTCCCTGCTTTCTCTACCTTGCACGTAACCAGCGGAGGGAGTTCGAATGA
- a CDS encoding ABC transporter ATP-binding protein: MNSITTENLAIAYDETLIVDKLHMQIPQGKITSIIGSNGCGKSTILKAIGRILKPATGQICLNGKDIKTLSTLEIAKKMAILPQTPLAPSGLTVRELVDYGRFPHQRGFGKLTAEDKKIVTWALTVTKLQDLEYREVDSLSGGQRQRVWIAMALAQQADLILLDEPTTYLDLSHQLEVLQLLYELNHKQNCTIAMVLHDLNLAARFSDYIIAIRNGAIIKHGTAKEVLTPEVLRQAFHIDAEIGTDPRTGRPVCITYDLLKEGEL, encoded by the coding sequence ATGAACAGTATTACTACCGAAAACCTAGCCATCGCCTACGACGAGACGTTAATTGTCGATAAATTGCATATGCAGATTCCTCAGGGCAAGATTACTTCCATCATTGGCTCTAATGGCTGTGGCAAATCGACAATTTTAAAGGCGATAGGGCGTATTTTAAAACCAGCTACCGGACAGATCTGCTTAAACGGCAAAGATATTAAAACGCTCTCTACTCTAGAAATCGCCAAAAAGATGGCAATTTTACCGCAAACGCCACTGGCTCCCAGCGGCTTAACCGTCCGTGAGTTGGTAGACTACGGCCGATTTCCCCATCAACGCGGTTTTGGCAAACTAACGGCTGAGGACAAAAAGATTGTAACCTGGGCTCTGACAGTTACAAAGCTGCAAGACTTGGAATACCGAGAGGTAGATTCCCTCTCCGGCGGCCAGCGTCAGCGGGTTTGGATTGCGATGGCACTAGCCCAGCAAGCAGATCTTATTTTATTGGATGAACCGACCACTTATCTGGATTTATCGCATCAATTGGAAGTGCTGCAACTACTGTATGAGCTGAACCATAAACAAAATTGCACGATTGCAATGGTGCTACATGATTTAAATCTTGCCGCCCGTTTTTCTGACTATATCATTGCAATTCGCAACGGCGCCATTATTAAACACGGCACAGCCAAAGAAGTATTGACTCCTGAAGTACTGCGGCAAGCCTTCCATATTGACGCGGAAATTGGCACAGACCCGCGTACCGGCAGACCGGTATGTATTACCTATGATTTACTGAAAGAAGGTGAACTATGA
- a CDS encoding ABC transporter substrate-binding protein produces MKSIIFCKNLLFSCLLVFILTAVAGCTSSVQAPSTSTNSENLSATRIVHTVMGDVTVPTNPQRIVVNWYVGDVFTLGFTPAALAGWSQETMPFYEKFDGIPVIENWETEAILAHNPDLIITYNEEDYAKLSKIAPVIVVPETGMSSVERLMFLGNATGRKAEAEAAITAFEKKRDEAKKLLASDGFANKTFSIFQDWGSGSYGIYYETESRGGTLLYQHLGLKEPEKLRHLVEISKKTRDTLSYEVVADYAGDYVLWFLMDNVKSEFAETDVWRNIPAVRDGHLIEIPAHYSGLFFYSDVASMTAQLDYIVNKLRATADKQ; encoded by the coding sequence TTGAAGTCTATCATTTTCTGCAAAAACTTACTGTTTTCATGCTTACTCGTTTTTATCTTGACCGCTGTTGCCGGTTGTACCTCTTCCGTTCAAGCGCCAAGCACTTCGACAAATTCAGAAAATCTTTCTGCAACTCGCATTGTCCATACCGTGATGGGTGATGTAACAGTTCCGACGAATCCGCAAAGAATCGTTGTGAATTGGTACGTTGGTGATGTTTTTACCCTTGGTTTTACACCAGCAGCGCTCGCGGGATGGTCACAGGAAACCATGCCTTTCTATGAAAAATTTGACGGCATACCTGTAATTGAAAACTGGGAAACAGAAGCGATTCTCGCACATAATCCCGATTTAATCATTACGTACAATGAAGAGGATTATGCCAAGCTATCAAAAATTGCGCCTGTAATTGTCGTACCGGAAACTGGTATGTCATCGGTTGAACGACTCATGTTTCTTGGCAATGCCACAGGACGCAAAGCCGAAGCCGAAGCCGCCATTACTGCCTTTGAAAAAAAACGTGACGAAGCAAAAAAGCTACTTGCCTCAGACGGGTTCGCCAATAAGACTTTCAGTATTTTTCAAGACTGGGGCAGCGGCTCTTACGGTATCTATTACGAAACCGAATCACGCGGCGGTACCTTGCTGTATCAGCATCTGGGTTTGAAAGAGCCGGAAAAACTCCGTCATTTAGTAGAAATAAGCAAAAAAACACGTGATACCCTGTCCTATGAAGTAGTCGCAGATTATGCAGGCGATTACGTACTGTGGTTTCTTATGGATAATGTCAAGTCTGAATTTGCCGAAACCGATGTTTGGCGAAATATCCCGGCTGTACGTGACGGACATCTGATCGAAATTCCCGCTCACTACAGTGGGTTGTTCTTTTACTCTGACGTTGCCAGTATGACCGCACAGCTTGATTATATCGTTAATAAACTGCGTGCCACCGCCGACAAGCAATAA
- a CDS encoding TonB-dependent siderophore receptor — protein MKKFIPAKRRLLCGLIGSTLLWPVPATIQAEALSEVPEQTSSDTRTVEDTYPEFTFDAFEVTGERMPKEGYVAKRNNIGTKTDTPLSETAQSISVITREQMDNRGVTDFTEALAYTPGITSAVYSGESNTYSMNIRGFAYDGAYNNGSGRLGSYYGSNFDMYSLERVEVLRGPASILYGAGSPGGIINNVSKRPTKEPLRELHLQSGSNKQFNGALDLSGPASDDGKLLFRLTALKSDEDLYIDSSTKKHSFIAPALTWQPTEDTSLTVLSYFQQDDSRGATEEHYKRVYLPGSSFYGSGISSKTYFGDRSFDRSKTNQSQIGYILEHKLNDIWTATQTVNHFHTSMTQQGVSANSLDAINQIITRSTKATGRYGNSDSIDTNFQAKWSNGAVNHTTLIGFDYQKGSYNWRWGGGSAPDLNLTAINYGQSIPTPAYSYITEGTTKQNGYYLQDQLKFGERWTAILGGRYDRYDNTFRNLSNGTTTITDQNAFSGRAGIVYDAGNGIKPYISYSESFQGQSGSDRHGNAFDPTTGKQYELGVQIEPQNSNARFTAALFDLRKQNVMNTDPADTMFQIQTGEITSRGLELEANMQAFKNINLTLAYTLLNNKVSKDMDTAIVGRRTQDVPRHSASLWLDTVKPGETVQGWSFGTGLRYIGSRYNYYNTRKFDSVILTDAMVRYDSGAWRYALNVTNLFDKHYVVTTQDYWAHYDSVDTGRKIRLTATYNW, from the coding sequence ATGAAAAAATTTATTCCAGCCAAAAGAAGGTTGCTCTGTGGATTAATTGGCAGCACGCTCTTGTGGCCTGTACCGGCCACAATACAAGCCGAGGCACTATCAGAAGTACCGGAACAAACAAGCAGTGATACACGAACTGTCGAAGATACCTATCCTGAATTTACATTTGATGCTTTCGAAGTAACAGGAGAACGAATGCCGAAAGAAGGCTATGTCGCCAAACGCAACAACATTGGTACCAAGACAGATACACCGCTCAGTGAAACCGCTCAATCGATTAGCGTTATCACCCGGGAACAAATGGACAACCGCGGTGTTACTGATTTTACGGAAGCTTTGGCATATACGCCCGGCATCACTTCAGCAGTTTACAGCGGCGAAAGTAATACTTATAGCATGAACATTCGCGGTTTTGCCTACGACGGAGCCTATAACAACGGCTCGGGTCGCTTAGGAAGCTACTATGGCAGCAATTTTGACATGTACAGCTTGGAACGAGTGGAAGTATTGCGTGGTCCGGCTTCTATACTCTACGGAGCCGGCAGCCCGGGTGGCATCATCAACAATGTTTCTAAGCGACCAACCAAAGAACCATTGCGAGAACTTCATCTTCAATCCGGCAGCAACAAGCAATTCAACGGCGCACTGGATCTCAGTGGCCCGGCCAGCGATGACGGCAAATTGCTGTTTCGCCTCACGGCCCTCAAATCGGATGAAGACCTGTACATAGATTCTAGTACAAAAAAACATTCCTTCATTGCACCTGCACTGACTTGGCAGCCAACTGAAGATACCAGTCTCACTGTTTTATCCTATTTTCAACAAGATGACAGCCGGGGCGCGACTGAAGAACATTACAAACGAGTCTATTTACCGGGAAGTTCATTTTATGGTTCAGGTATTTCCAGTAAAACTTATTTCGGTGATCGAAGTTTTGATCGTTCCAAAACCAATCAAAGCCAAATCGGTTACATTTTAGAACATAAGCTCAATGATATTTGGACTGCGACGCAGACCGTCAACCATTTTCATACTTCCATGACACAACAAGGTGTTTCAGCCAATTCCTTGGATGCGATCAACCAGATCATTACACGCTCCACCAAAGCTACCGGGCGATATGGCAACTCAGATTCCATTGATACAAACTTTCAGGCTAAATGGTCAAACGGTGCTGTCAATCATACCACACTCATTGGCTTTGATTATCAAAAAGGCAGTTACAATTGGCGCTGGGGCGGTGGTTCAGCTCCCGATCTTAATTTAACTGCCATCAATTACGGGCAGTCTATTCCAACACCTGCTTATTCTTATATTACGGAGGGCACGACAAAACAAAACGGCTATTATCTCCAGGATCAACTCAAATTTGGCGAAAGATGGACCGCGATCTTAGGCGGACGTTATGACCGCTATGACAATACGTTTAGAAATCTCTCCAACGGCACAACCACAATAACTGATCAGAACGCCTTTAGCGGACGGGCCGGTATTGTCTACGACGCGGGCAATGGCATTAAACCTTATATTAGCTACAGCGAGTCTTTCCAAGGGCAGAGCGGTTCTGATCGTCATGGTAATGCTTTCGATCCAACCACCGGCAAGCAATATGAGCTGGGTGTACAGATTGAGCCCCAAAATAGCAATGCTCGTTTTACAGCAGCACTATTTGATCTGAGAAAGCAAAATGTAATGAACACCGATCCAGCTGATACAATGTTTCAAATACAAACAGGTGAAATCACTTCAAGAGGACTTGAACTCGAAGCTAACATGCAGGCATTTAAAAATATAAACCTTACCTTAGCCTATACTTTACTGAACAATAAGGTTTCAAAGGACATGGATACAGCAATCGTCGGTCGCAGAACCCAAGATGTGCCGCGTCATAGCGCCTCACTATGGCTGGATACGGTTAAACCCGGTGAAACCGTACAAGGCTGGAGCTTCGGTACGGGACTGCGCTATATCGGCTCCCGTTATAATTACTACAATACACGAAAATTTGACAGCGTGATTTTGACTGACGCCATGGTGCGATATGACAGTGGTGCTTGGCGTTATGCACTTAACGTGACAAATCTGTTCGACAAGCACTATGTAGTTACCACTCAGGATTATTGGGCACATTATGACTCAGTAGATACAGGCCGTAAAATCCGCCTCACTGCCACATATAATTGGTAG